A genomic segment from Canis lupus baileyi chromosome 13, mCanLup2.hap1, whole genome shotgun sequence encodes:
- the LOC140602929 gene encoding DNA repair protein XRCC1-like gives MPEIRLRHVVSCSSQDSTHCAENLLKADTYRKWRAAKAGEKTISVVLQLEKEEQIHSVDIGNDGSAFVEVLVGSSAGGAGEQDYEVLLVTSSFMSPSESRSGSNPNRVRIFGPDKLVRAAAEKRWDRVKIVCSQPYSKDSPYGLSFIRFHSAPDKEEVEASPQKVTKLGQFRVKEEDEGANSLRPGALFFSRINKTSPAAATDPAGPSYAAATLQASSATSSPSAASRAVGSTFKPQESPKRKRKLDLNQEERKTPSKPSAQPSPPAIKRPKPPAPTRTPATPVPAPARGTVPGKTREGAEPRGPRAGPQELGKILQGVVVVLSGFQNPFRSELRDKALELGAKYRPDWTPDSTHLICAFANTPKYSQVLGLGGRIVRKEWVLDCHRMRRRLPSRRYLMAGPSSSSEDEGGSHSGSSGDEAPKLPQKRPQTKTKLPQAAGPSSPQRPKTPEETKPASPGPQEDTDSEGEQSEEQGNGVEDSGDTEDELRRVAEQREQKQPPDQGENGEDPYAGSTDENTDHEGPPESPDLPVPELPDFFQGKHFFLYGEFPGDERRKLRRYVTAFNGELEDYMSDRVQFVITAQEWDPSFEEALMDNPSLVFVRPRWIYSCNEKQKLLPHQLYGVVPQA, from the coding sequence ATGCCGGAGATCCGTCTCCGCCATGTGGTGTCCTGCAGTAGCCAGGACTCGACCCACTGTGCCGAAAACCTTCTCAAGGCGGACACTTACAGAAAATGGCGAGCAGCCAAGGCAGGCGAGAAGACCATCTCTGTGGTGCTCCAGTTGGAGAAGGAAGAACAGATCCACAGTGTGGACATCGGCAATGACGGCTCGGCCTTCGTGGAGGTGCTGGTGGGCAGCTCGGccggaggggcaggggagcaAGACTATGAGGTGCTGCTGGTCACTTCATCTTTTATGTCCCCTTCTGAGAGCCGCAGTGGCTCCAACCCCAACCGTGTTCGCATTTTCGGGCCAGATAAGTTGGTCCGGGCAGCAGCTGAGAAGCGCTGGGACCGTGTCAAAATCGTTTGCAGCCAGCCCTATAGCAAGGATTCCCCCTATGGCCTGAGTTTTATACGGTTTCACAGCGCCCCAGACAAAGAGGAGGTAGAGGCCTCACCCCAGAAGGTGACCAAGCTTGGCCAGTTCCGTGtgaaggaggaggatgagggTGCCAACTCCCTGAGACCTGGGGCCCTCTTCTTCAGCCGGATCAATAAGACCTCCCCAGCTGCAGCCACTGACCCAGCAGGACCTAGCTATGCAGCTGCTACACTGCAGGCCTCTAGTGCCACCTCTTCACCCTCTGCAGCCTCCAGGGCAGTAGGCAGCACTTTCAAGCCTCAAGAGTCccccaaaaggaagagaaagttagATTTGAaccaagaagaaaggaagacGCCCAGCAAACCATCAGCCCAGCCCTCACCACCTGCCATCAAGAGACCCAAACCGCCAGCTCCCACCCGCACCCCAGCCACCCCAGTCCCTGCCCCAGCACGAGGCACAGTGCCAGGGAAGACCCGAGAAGGCGCCGAGCCCAGGGGACCACGAGCTGGCCCGCAGGAGCTGGGGAAGATCCTTCAGggtgtggtggtggtgctgaGTGGCTTCCAGAACCCCTTCCGCTCAGAGCTCCGGGACAAGGCCCTAGAGCTGGGGGCCAAGTATCGGCCAGACTGGACTCCAGACAGCACCCATCTCATCTGTGCCTTTGCCAACACCCCCAAGTACAGCCAGGTCCTAGGCCTTGGAGGCCGCATTGTGCGGAAAGAGTGGGTGCTGGACTGTCACCGAATGCGGCGACGACTGCCCTCCCGGAGGTACCTCATGGCAGGACCAAGCTCCAGCAGTGAGGATGAGGGGGGCTCTCACAGCGGCAGCAGCGGGGATGAGGCCCCCAAGCTTCCCCAAAAGCGCCCCCAGACCAAAACTAAGCTGCCTCAGGCAGCAGGACCCAGCTCACCCCAGAGACCCAAAACCCCAGAAGAGACCAAACCAGCCTCACCAGGGCCCCAGGAAGATACGGACAGTGAGGGGGAGCAGTCAGAAGAACAGGGCAATGGGGTAGAAGATTCTGGGGATACCGAGGATGAGCTGAGAAGGGTGGCTGAGCAGAGGGAACAGAAGCAGCCCCCTGACCAGGGGGAAAATGGTGAGGACCCGTATGCAGGATCCACAGACGAGAACACAGACCACGAGGGTCCCCCAGAGTCTCCTGACCTGCCAGTTCCCGAGCTCCCAGACTTCTTCCAGGGCAAACACTTCTTCTTGTACGGAGAATTCCCTGGGGACGAGCGGCGGAAGCTCAGGCGATATGTCACAGCCTTCAATGGGGAACTTGAGGACTATATGAGTGACCGGGTCCAGTTTGTGATCACTGCACAAGAGTGGGACCCCAGTTTTGAGGAGGCCCTGATGGACAACCCCTCCTTGGTGTTTGTCCGGCCCCGATGGATCTACAGTTGCAACGAGAAGCAGAAGTTACTTCCCCACCAGCTTTATGGGGTGGTGCCCCAGGCCTAG